ATCGCAAACCATGGCGGCTTTGCGCTATATTCTTGCAACGCGAAATAACTATGCCTTTTGCATGCGTTTCAATGCTCACTTACTTCAGTTTGCTGCCGGTTTCACGCCAAGCGAACTTGAATCCATGGCCAAAGATCCTGCGACGGCTCCACTTGAACCGGAACAAAAACAATTGCTTTTGTTTGTACTGAAAGTTGTTGATGCGCCACAGGACGTGACAAAAAACGATGTTGACGAACTCCGCGAAATGGGTTTCTCCGACACAGATATCTTCGATGCCGCCTATCATGCTGCATCGTTCATTGTGCCAACGACGTTATTCAAGGCATTCGTCAAAGAGGACGAGAAGGAAGAGTGATAGAACTTTCTCAATTCGAGGGAAGCGAAGAAACTGGACGCGCCGCTTCATCATCGGAGTGCTCACGATTTTGAGAACGTTGGAGATATTCCTGGAAATCTTCATGTGTCGCCATACGTTGCGCATCTTCCTCGATAGCATTGATTGAATTCTTGAGGAGTTCGACTAAACGTGCATCGATACGCCCAGCATCGGCTTCTTTGGTAAGGACATCAAGCGCTTTGTCACGAGGAAGTGCCGGTTTGTAGTGGCGTTCCATCGTGATCGCATCATAAATATCGACAATGGAGATAATACGCGTCTGGAGGAGAATATCGTCTCCTTTATCTCCGGATGGATATCCAGAGCCATCGAGACGTTCATGGTGCTGTGAAATAATCCTCAACAAACTTCGCATATTCTCAGGAAATGGGATATGCTGCAAAATACGAAAACTTTCGACCGGATGACGTTCAATTTCTCGACGCTCATCAACGGTCAAATTACCACGTGGAATAAGCAGAGACGTAATTTCATCATCAGACAAAAGCGGCAAAATGGTTCCATTAATGCGAAGTTCAAACTTGCCCAATTTTCCGATGATCGCGGCATCATCCCGTGAAACCATATCACATGAATTAATTCGTGAAAGGTGCTCAAAATATTTGCGCCATTCTTTGCCAGTGATTTCACCCCACATTGCCATACGTGTTTGGATAACATCCATGACACGAGCAGGCAGACGTGACGACTTCGTCAAAACTTGCTCACGAATGCCAATTTTTCCAACATCGTGGAGCAGACCCGCATAAAAAACTTCATGCAGGTTGTCTTCGGAAAACACAACATCGGGAAAAAGCGTATTATCGTCGTGAACCACTTTCGATAGTGCGACAGCAAGACGAGCAACGCGTTGGGAGTGCCCCGATGTAAAGGGATCACGAGCATCAATCGCTGTAGCCAAGGCCTGCAACAAAGCCTTCATGAGCACTTGGACGGATTCAAAATTGAGCGCGTTGCCTAAAGCAATGCCGACAACGGAAACTATGGTCGAAATGTATTGAAGATGACTGGCGTCGAAACGTGGCGTTTGACTTGTTGCAAGGACCAAGGCGCCCACACATTTATTCGAGGATACAAGAGGAACGAGAAGCATCGCCTTGACCGCTTCAATCTCATTGTGCCACCGCGAATCGTGTGTCAAATCATTAATGATTTCGCCTTTTCCTCCACGAATAATATCGAGGAACAATATTGTGTCGACTACTTTTTCCAACTCAAGTTCATAAGCCGATCCATAATAATCATATGGAATAAGTTCAGCTGAAGTTCCATCCCGCAAAAACAGCATACCGCCTTCAGCTGGCATTGCTCCTTGCTGGCATTCATTCAATAAGGCTCGGGCCACATCACGCGGACGTAATGAATTATTGAGATTGACCGATGCCCGATGCAACAACGCGATCTCTCGATACTTTTGCAGTGT
The window above is part of the Desulfovibrio inopinatus DSM 10711 genome. Proteins encoded here:
- a CDS encoding HD domain-containing phosphohydrolase, encoding MTASKRLLKQHLLVSLLERSIQFLGPGYGIFVLQGETILGSAGDVQCDITGLPEQTLFQSLRHDGVEVAQLLLIPPVPTCADDSCTRLHLPKFIEFLAYSIEELLRGEAVRRSLASETLQKYREIALLHRASVNLNNSLRPRDVARALLNECQQGAMPAEGGMLFLRDGTSAELIPYDYYGSAYELELEKVVDTILFLDIIRGGKGEIINDLTHDSRWHNEIEAVKAMLLVPLVSSNKCVGALVLATSQTPRFDASHLQYISTIVSVVGIALGNALNFESVQVLMKALLQALATAIDARDPFTSGHSQRVARLAVALSKVVHDDNTLFPDVVFSEDNLHEVFYAGLLHDVGKIGIREQVLTKSSRLPARVMDVIQTRMAMWGEITGKEWRKYFEHLSRINSCDMVSRDDAAIIGKLGKFELRINGTILPLLSDDEITSLLIPRGNLTVDERREIERHPVESFRILQHIPFPENMRSLLRIISQHHERLDGSGYPSGDKGDDILLQTRIISIVDIYDAITMERHYKPALPRDKALDVLTKEADAGRIDARLVELLKNSINAIEEDAQRMATHEDFQEYLQRSQNREHSDDEAARPVSSLPSN